A single window of Methylomarinum sp. Ch1-1 DNA harbors:
- a CDS encoding flagellar basal body-associated FliL family protein, whose protein sequence is MLLLIIAGGVAVFFIKDKSVLKGDGSEALGQQAHADENAEATAQEFIYYELEQPLRVNFPKGSSANLIEIRVAFLVDHEEAEEALEKHEPMIINNLLMTISAAGADKLKLTEGKNELRAKILEETGKVMKKMTGKNAVKEIFFTAFVMQ, encoded by the coding sequence GTGTTGCTGTTGATCATTGCGGGCGGAGTCGCGGTATTTTTCATCAAAGATAAATCGGTCCTAAAGGGTGACGGAAGTGAAGCGCTTGGGCAGCAGGCCCATGCGGACGAGAATGCGGAAGCAACTGCTCAGGAATTTATTTACTATGAGCTCGAGCAGCCTTTGCGAGTAAATTTTCCCAAAGGCAGCAGCGCCAATCTGATCGAAATTCGGGTGGCTTTTTTAGTCGATCATGAAGAGGCCGAGGAAGCCCTGGAAAAACATGAGCCTATGATTATTAATAATTTATTGATGACGATTAGCGCGGCAGGCGCCGATAAATTAAAGCTGACCGAAGGTAAAAATGAATTACGCGCCAAGATACTTGAGGAGACGGGGAAAGTCATGAAAAAAATGACCGGCAAAAACGCTGTCAAAGAAATCTTTTTCACTGCGTTCGTGATGCAATAA
- a CDS encoding YgaP family membrane protein, with protein sequence MTIDRWVLAIAGTFILVSVGLAVWHSLYWLWFTAFVGANLLQSSFTGFCPLAIILKKMGVKSGTAF encoded by the coding sequence ATGACTATCGATCGTTGGGTTCTGGCGATTGCCGGAACGTTTATTCTAGTCAGCGTGGGCTTGGCGGTATGGCATTCCCTGTACTGGCTATGGTTTACCGCCTTTGTCGGTGCTAATTTGTTGCAATCGTCATTTACCGGCTTTTGTCCGTTAGCGATCATCCTGAAAAAAATGGGCGTCAAGTCGGGCACGGCGTTTTAA
- a CDS encoding NAD(P)/FAD-dependent oxidoreductase: MARIVVLGAGIGGVPMAYEMKEVVGKNHQVTVISDSPTFHFVPSNPWVPPKWRKPEDLKIELAPVMKKKGIEFIQQAAVKLDPENNKVHLADDSTVEYDYLIIATGPRLAFDEVPGLGPEGHTTSVCHVDHAAIAAQDWEKFMDDPGPIVVGAVQGASCFGPAYEYLMILETELRKRKIRHQVPMTFVTSEPYIGHLGLGGVGDTKGLLESALRDKTIKWITNAKVDRIEEGMMYVTEVDENGKEKAKHELPFKHSMMLPAFTGVDAVRNVKAEGLVNPRGFVIVDEHQRNPTFKNIYSVGVCIALPPVEKTPLPVGTPKTGYMIESMVTATAHNIRDELAGKEPSDVPSLSALCLADLGDTGVAFLAVPQIPPRNTTWASQGKWVHMAKIGFEKYFMRKVRKGISEPFYERLMLKLMGVVRLK; the protein is encoded by the coding sequence ATGGCTAGAATTGTAGTATTAGGCGCCGGAATAGGGGGTGTGCCTATGGCCTACGAAATGAAGGAGGTGGTGGGTAAAAATCATCAGGTTACCGTGATTTCCGATTCACCGACTTTTCATTTTGTACCATCGAACCCTTGGGTTCCCCCCAAATGGCGTAAACCGGAAGACCTGAAAATCGAGTTGGCGCCGGTGATGAAGAAAAAAGGCATCGAATTTATTCAACAAGCTGCCGTTAAATTAGACCCTGAAAACAACAAGGTGCATTTAGCCGACGACTCTACGGTTGAATACGATTACTTAATCATCGCCACAGGTCCTCGTCTGGCGTTTGATGAAGTGCCAGGTTTGGGGCCGGAAGGTCATACCACCTCGGTTTGTCATGTCGATCATGCCGCCATTGCGGCTCAGGATTGGGAAAAATTCATGGACGATCCGGGACCGATTGTGGTCGGCGCCGTACAGGGGGCTTCTTGCTTCGGTCCGGCTTATGAATATTTGATGATTCTTGAAACCGAATTGCGCAAACGTAAAATTCGCCACCAGGTACCGATGACATTCGTTACCTCGGAGCCCTATATCGGTCATCTAGGACTAGGCGGGGTCGGAGACACCAAGGGCTTGTTGGAAAGCGCATTAAGGGATAAAACGATTAAATGGATCACTAATGCCAAGGTCGATCGTATCGAGGAAGGCATGATGTATGTGACCGAAGTCGATGAAAATGGCAAGGAAAAGGCCAAACACGAATTGCCATTCAAGCATTCGATGATGTTGCCGGCCTTTACCGGTGTTGACGCGGTGCGTAATGTCAAAGCGGAAGGTCTGGTGAATCCGCGTGGTTTCGTGATCGTTGACGAGCATCAACGTAATCCGACCTTCAAAAACATCTATTCGGTAGGCGTCTGTATCGCCTTGCCGCCGGTGGAAAAAACGCCATTACCGGTGGGTACGCCTAAAACCGGCTATATGATCGAGTCTATGGTGACGGCGACGGCACATAATATTCGCGATGAATTGGCCGGTAAAGAACCCAGCGATGTGCCTAGCTTGAGCGCGCTGTGCCTGGCGGATCTCGGTGATACCGGTGTCGCATTTTTGGCGGTGCCGCAGATTCCACCTAGAAACACCACTTGGGCCAGCCAAGGAAAATGGGTGCATATGGCAAAAATAGGCTTTGAGAAATACTTCATGCGCAAGGTCAGAAAGGGCATCAGCGAACCTTTCTATGAAAGATTGATGCTGAAGCTGATGGGGGTCGTGCGCTTAAAATAG
- a CDS encoding ATP-binding protein, with product MHLKINFKGIRFRLFILGVAPALLLVISLTYYFIEHQFHYLEQSLNERGRTISKQLAVASIYGVFSANKPMLQELSNDLLKEKDVVFVSIKNTQGESLALASHILRTETGNIRIFDSPVKIQLLQQSAADMDLSLFDFAEKDAEKKIGSVEIGLGLDNIKRAQQRFLLNSLTIISACFIFATLFALRLGKVISSPIINLTEVADDLANGNMDARAKKTGTTEIATLCDSFNAMAIGLQQTQNYLLQQVDNAVKELTLAMQTLEEKNQSLEKTTQLAVSQNETKSQFLAHISHEIRTPMNGIIGFIDLLTQSELTPRQLEQALLIKTSASNLLTIVNEILDFSSIETGNFKTETITFNIRECIENSITSILPRSDKIQIIIDIAPQTPTLINSDPIRIRQVITNLVGNACKYTKQGHIIIRCTFTRQSRLFISVSDTGIGIAEEVIKDLFHPFLQISEYAVDNELGTGLGLTISKNIIERLKGRIDVRSRLGEGSVFWFDIPVNAALEPPRKKADTLVTLVDPFRLRRKALIKQLNYLGYRNRCFNTIEDYQASMETRQDIILYAAPEHINSDDDYHVELARIRPYTKGASVIFITHQLLNSGTIESLALPCRSGFLQQLIENTTTLSAPVPAEAADNAQAIPQQTFPIFIADDNEINRLLLKSQLEKRSDDITLAEDGKQALSLLQQNKYGLILLDLQMPYYNGLELLEKIKQSNCINHNTPVIAITAHAQSHQRKKLIDAGFDECLIKPVLLEQLDEVLNVWQPIKNNNVNKQSPVHAYIEQMLEKTMHNKDLANVLFNKLFSELPEQIDVIKQALEQTDWTSAKDVTHKLHGSVGFCGFKDLQNAAHRLETHLSDGEIEAALSSFATLQRQIDHFIGLEQAILQNL from the coding sequence ATGCATCTGAAAATCAATTTCAAAGGGATAAGATTTCGATTATTCATCCTGGGTGTCGCTCCCGCCCTGTTATTAGTTATTTCGCTGACTTATTATTTTATTGAACACCAGTTTCATTATCTTGAGCAGTCCTTGAATGAACGCGGCAGAACGATCTCCAAGCAACTGGCTGTGGCCAGTATCTACGGGGTATTCTCCGCTAACAAACCGATGCTGCAAGAACTCTCAAACGACTTGTTGAAGGAAAAGGATGTCGTTTTTGTCAGCATCAAAAATACGCAAGGTGAATCATTGGCGCTAGCCAGCCATATTCTTCGAACAGAAACGGGGAATATACGAATTTTCGACTCGCCCGTTAAAATTCAACTATTACAGCAAAGCGCGGCCGACATGGATCTCAGTCTCTTTGATTTTGCTGAAAAAGACGCTGAAAAAAAAATCGGTTCCGTGGAAATCGGCCTAGGGCTGGATAATATCAAGAGAGCCCAGCAACGCTTTTTGCTGAATAGCCTAACCATTATCAGCGCCTGCTTTATATTCGCCACGCTGTTCGCCCTTCGTCTGGGCAAGGTCATCAGCTCCCCGATTATTAACTTGACCGAGGTCGCCGATGATTTGGCCAACGGCAACATGGATGCGCGAGCCAAGAAAACCGGCACCACCGAAATTGCCACGTTATGCGATAGCTTCAATGCGATGGCCATCGGCCTGCAGCAAACGCAAAATTACCTATTGCAGCAAGTTGATAACGCCGTCAAAGAACTGACCTTGGCGATGCAGACCCTGGAAGAAAAAAATCAGTCGCTGGAAAAAACCACTCAACTGGCTGTCTCCCAAAACGAAACCAAATCGCAGTTTCTCGCCCATATCAGCCATGAAATTCGCACACCGATGAACGGCATTATCGGCTTCATCGACTTGCTCACCCAGTCGGAACTGACTCCCAGGCAATTGGAACAAGCCTTACTGATCAAGACCTCGGCCAGCAATCTACTGACGATCGTCAATGAAATCCTCGATTTTTCCAGCATCGAGACGGGAAATTTCAAAACCGAAACCATCACCTTCAATATCCGCGAATGCATTGAAAACAGCATTACCTCGATTCTTCCTCGCTCCGATAAAATCCAGATCATTATCGATATCGCCCCTCAAACGCCGACCCTGATCAACAGCGACCCCATCCGTATCCGCCAAGTCATCACCAACCTGGTCGGAAACGCCTGTAAATACACTAAACAGGGCCATATTATCATTCGCTGCACCTTCACCAGACAGTCCAGACTGTTTATCTCGGTATCGGACACCGGCATCGGCATCGCCGAAGAAGTGATCAAGGACCTGTTTCATCCCTTTTTACAAATCAGCGAATACGCGGTTGATAACGAACTGGGAACCGGTCTCGGCTTAACGATATCGAAAAACATCATTGAAAGGCTGAAGGGGCGGATCGACGTCCGCAGTCGCCTCGGAGAAGGCTCTGTATTTTGGTTTGATATTCCGGTCAACGCGGCTCTGGAGCCGCCGAGAAAGAAAGCCGACACCCTGGTTACATTGGTCGACCCGTTTAGATTGAGACGTAAGGCGCTGATCAAACAATTGAACTATCTAGGTTATAGAAACCGATGTTTTAATACGATCGAAGATTATCAGGCGTCTATGGAAACACGCCAGGACATTATTTTATACGCCGCTCCCGAACACATAAACAGCGATGATGACTATCATGTCGAACTCGCTAGAATAAGGCCCTATACAAAAGGCGCTAGCGTGATATTTATCACCCATCAATTATTGAATTCGGGCACGATAGAATCTCTGGCTCTGCCATGCCGTTCGGGTTTTCTGCAACAACTGATAGAAAACACAACCACGCTGTCAGCACCTGTCCCAGCAGAAGCGGCTGATAATGCCCAGGCCATTCCTCAACAAACATTTCCGATCTTCATCGCCGATGATAATGAAATTAACCGTCTGTTGCTTAAATCGCAATTGGAAAAGCGATCCGATGACATTACCCTGGCCGAAGATGGAAAACAGGCGCTCTCTTTATTACAACAAAACAAATATGGTTTGATCTTGCTGGATCTACAAATGCCGTATTACAACGGCTTGGAACTGCTGGAAAAGATCAAGCAGTCGAATTGCATCAATCACAATACGCCGGTCATCGCCATCACCGCCCACGCCCAGAGCCACCAACGCAAGAAATTGATCGACGCCGGTTTTGATGAATGCTTGATTAAACCGGTACTGCTGGAACAATTAGACGAGGTCCTTAATGTATGGCAGCCGATAAAAAACAACAACGTCAACAAACAAAGTCCGGTCCACGCCTATATCGAGCAGATGCTGGAAAAAACGATGCACAATAAAGACTTGGCGAATGTGTTGTTTAACAAGTTGTTTTCCGAATTACCGGAACAAATAGACGTTATCAAGCAAGCGCTAGAGCAAACGGATTGGACGTCGGCAAAGGATGTAACCCATAAGCTCCATGGCTCGGTTGGGTTTTGCGGCTTCAAGGACTTACAAAATGCCGCTCATCGGCTGGAGACCCATTTGAGCGACGGTGAGATTGAAGCGGCATTGAGCAGTTTTGCGACGCTGCAGCGACAAATCGACCACTTTATCGGCCTAGAACAGGCCATTCTGCAAAACCTTTAA
- a CDS encoding SLC13 family permease, with amino-acid sequence MAGDVLLLQGPLEALSGFSDEFGCVPLAKRAIHIRDKRKLAIATIVMTMAIGGAALGLLSAAISFAAGALLFTVLRIVPARNIYDAIDGPVILLLASLIPVAGAMTTTGAADRGSQWLLSSIGQESPLMVLALILIVTMTLSDFMNNAATAAVMSPIALSTAANLETSADPFLMAVAIGASCAFLTPIGHQNNLLILGPGGFRFGDY; translated from the coding sequence ATGGCGGGCGATGTTCTATTACTGCAAGGTCCGCTGGAAGCTTTGTCCGGTTTCTCCGACGAATTCGGCTGTGTGCCTCTGGCCAAACGCGCCATCCATATCCGGGATAAACGTAAATTGGCCATTGCCACGATAGTGATGACCATGGCGATTGGAGGCGCCGCCCTGGGGTTGTTATCCGCGGCAATCTCCTTTGCCGCCGGCGCTCTGCTGTTTACCGTGCTGAGAATAGTGCCGGCGCGGAATATTTATGATGCTATCGATGGGCCGGTGATTTTGTTGTTGGCTTCATTGATTCCGGTGGCCGGCGCCATGACGACGACCGGCGCGGCCGATCGGGGCTCCCAATGGTTGTTGAGCAGCATCGGTCAAGAAAGCCCGCTGATGGTGTTGGCGCTGATCTTAATAGTCACGATGACCTTGTCCGACTTCATGAACAATGCCGCTACCGCGGCGGTGATGAGTCCGATAGCGCTGAGCACCGCCGCAAATCTCGAAACCAGTGCCGATCCGTTTTTGATGGCGGTTGCGATAGGTGCATCATGCGCGTTTCTGACTCCGATAGGCCATCAGAACAACCTGTTGATTCTCGGGCCTGGCGGCTTTCGTTTTGGCGACTATTGA
- the tnpC gene encoding IS66 family transposase, with the protein MLYDWLGIKLSVGTINNTLHESGAAAMPLEDEFAQEIINSELLHVDETSWMEHTTFLWLWVFSTNRVTAYWIATRSAELLENLLGDDFNGWLMSDGYTVYRKYLSRLRCWAHLLRKAKGLNESLNRDAQLFGQQTHDLLAVLIGAVRKARITPPDTPLSETYRLQLLLYQQMCIQMKTHEHKKTAALATEMLNDWTAIFQVLDQPHQPLTNNEAERALRHWVILRGICYGTRSENGTRVFAILISVIETCRKRNQSPWIYLAQVIASQRSGLPVPALPIVRVSE; encoded by the coding sequence ATTTTATATGACTGGTTAGGTATTAAATTAAGTGTTGGCACCATCAATAATACCCTGCATGAAAGTGGCGCAGCGGCTATGCCGCTTGAAGATGAGTTTGCACAAGAAATCATTAACAGCGAATTGCTGCATGTAGACGAAACCTCCTGGATGGAGCACACGACTTTTCTTTGGTTATGGGTGTTCAGTACGAATCGCGTCACAGCCTATTGGATTGCTACGCGTAGCGCTGAATTATTGGAAAATCTTTTAGGCGACGACTTTAATGGTTGGTTAATGAGCGATGGCTACACGGTTTATCGCAAATATCTGAGTCGGTTACGTTGCTGGGCTCATCTTCTGCGTAAAGCGAAAGGGCTCAATGAAAGCTTAAACAGAGACGCCCAGCTTTTTGGTCAACAAACGCACGATTTACTGGCTGTGTTGATAGGTGCGGTACGCAAAGCGCGAATAACACCACCTGATACGCCACTTTCTGAAACTTATCGCCTGCAATTACTGCTCTATCAGCAGATGTGTATACAAATGAAAACCCATGAACATAAGAAAACAGCAGCATTAGCCACGGAAATGCTAAATGACTGGACAGCTATTTTCCAAGTTCTGGATCAACCGCATCAGCCCTTAACGAATAATGAAGCGGAGCGAGCGTTGCGCCACTGGGTTATTTTACGCGGCATTTGCTATGGCACGCGCTCGGAAAATGGGACGCGTGTGTTCGCTATTTTAATCAGCGTCATTGAAACCTGCCGCAAAAGAAATCAGTCACCGTGGATTTATTTGGCACAAGTGATCGCAAGTCAGCGGTCAGGCTTGCCGGTACCGGCCTTGCCAATTGTTAGGGTGTCTGAATAA
- a CDS encoding DUF6444 domain-containing protein — MQLSNQDLSQIDEDELLNLPEEELRYLSIKLLNDLKEARERLSQNSRNSSRPPSSEAPWDKAATDNTNDQEQTEIDKSAETEDTVTPPSPSKKDQQQSADPNNEHQEPRKPGKQPGAQGFGRTQKLAITHYQDHYPEICACCHQTLEPRHAIAYAAYETINVEWGDVEHPGILVTHTKHTLYEVVCANGHITRKEVSRSSHAQLPGISRTEWRLVGPGLAAMIVCLAYRMRLSRERIQEFYMTG, encoded by the coding sequence ATGCAACTCAGTAACCAGGACCTAAGCCAAATCGATGAAGACGAGCTTCTCAATTTACCGGAAGAGGAATTACGTTACCTATCGATTAAGTTACTTAACGACCTAAAAGAAGCGCGTGAGCGCTTAAGCCAAAATTCGCGCAACAGCTCTCGTCCACCTAGCAGCGAAGCGCCTTGGGATAAAGCAGCTACAGATAATACAAACGATCAAGAACAAACGGAGATCGATAAGTCTGCTGAAACGGAAGACACCGTCACCCCCCCGTCGCCTTCTAAAAAAGATCAGCAACAGTCCGCTGATCCTAACAATGAACATCAAGAACCCCGCAAACCCGGCAAACAACCAGGCGCACAAGGCTTTGGCCGGACACAAAAGCTAGCCATTACCCACTATCAAGATCATTACCCTGAAATATGTGCCTGCTGCCATCAAACATTAGAGCCGCGTCATGCTATCGCCTATGCCGCGTATGAAACAATCAATGTCGAATGGGGCGATGTTGAGCATCCAGGCATTCTAGTCACCCATACCAAGCACACTCTCTATGAAGTAGTGTGCGCCAATGGACATATCACGCGCAAAGAAGTCAGTCGTAGCAGTCATGCTCAATTGCCGGGTATTAGCCGAACTGAATGGCGTTTAGTGGGGCCTGGACTGGCAGCAATGATTGTTTGTCTTGCCTACCGTATGCGCCTATCGCGTGAGCGTATTCAGGAATTTTATATGACTGGTTAG
- a CDS encoding TrkA C-terminal domain-containing protein yields the protein MLGERRSSTDTLHALNTAKILKLNCCLVRRRLDGGYLPARDGGNADFAGGKNLPCRRHLSIEPPIPLPTFGKVISYSFLRAQKGSLTFDTGTYLTEAYVSENGKADGRMLREIEQTLDDADAQVVGMVRNKFRVIAPNPGRRLRAGDILVIEAESQSLATALSSLGLEIQKDTVADTGTDSIPRKTAGNEKNDDDKGEGESEETALLEAVVRPGSSLIGRSANNIRLSSRYGLNRKYSHTLAENTK from the coding sequence GTGCTGGGTGAACGGCGCTCCTCGACAGACACACTCCATGCCCTAAACACCGCAAAAATACTCAAACTGAATTGCTGCCTTGTGCGGCGTAGGCTTGACGGCGGCTATCTGCCCGCCAGGGATGGTGGAAATGCAGATTTTGCAGGAGGAAAAAATCTGCCATGCCGCCGACACCTGTCAATCGAGCCACCGATTCCTCTTCCGACATTTGGGAAAGTTATTTCATACTCGTTCCTTAGAGCGCAAAAAGGATCGCTTACATTCGATACGGGGACTTATCTGACTGAAGCCTATGTCAGCGAAAACGGCAAGGCGGACGGCCGAATGCTGAGAGAGATTGAGCAAACTCTCGATGATGCCGACGCCCAGGTTGTCGGCATGGTGCGCAACAAGTTCCGGGTGATCGCTCCAAATCCGGGGCGGCGGCTCCGCGCCGGCGACATTCTGGTGATCGAAGCCGAGTCGCAGTCATTGGCGACGGCGCTTTCCAGTCTTGGTCTTGAAATTCAGAAAGACACCGTAGCGGATACCGGGACGGACTCCATCCCACGGAAAACGGCTGGCAATGAAAAAAACGACGACGATAAGGGCGAAGGGGAGAGCGAAGAAACAGCCTTGCTGGAAGCGGTCGTCAGGCCGGGTTCCAGCCTGATTGGTCGTTCCGCCAATAATATTCGATTAAGCAGCCGTTATGGTCTCAATCGTAAGTATTCACACACCCTAGCTGAAAATACAAAATAA
- a CDS encoding FimV/HubP family polar landmark protein produces the protein MHSALNQKLNAEIDLLLSADENPADIQVRLAPPEKFDEVGVPWSYFLSKIKFDTVVQPNGSVVVKLSSNEALKEPFLDFLVEVSWEKGNLYREFTVLIDPPAAYQQPVIPVVEKAVQAPGVDEQTTPVVEESLSAQPAPAINTSTEAVGKVAVDSYGPTTPRDTLWSIAENVKPSADIATEQMVMAIYQANPRAFYQDNVNALMSGSTLEIPDREAVIKLSKRQAFQLFKQQNQAWKAAVEQKPAQESVAEAEQQAEASQLELVAPVEAEVEEQVVVTPEQQAAAEQAPEEGSPEAAIAEPEVSEETAAVDETGDEPSTEQTSNLAMQARLEKLEQQLEMMQKLLVMKDEQLAALQNKQLLEQQQTQAATTEQVRTAEETVKPAQQSKPVDQPKPAPQPEPVEKAKPKAKAKSAPSKQAETSFFADNYYLLVGGLGVAILGVLGLWWRKRKVEEEAEAESMFASSSEIRMPDSDVSVLNVDDNTPAYDVGTVGESSFLSEFTPSDFDAFETDQNEVDPISEADVYLAYGRYQQAEELMRQAIKDEPDREDCKLKLLEIFYANENKEAFEEYTLELVKAGLHEDHAFWSKVLEMANEIIPDSAVLAQPKDSDEADFDSAELESDELESSDQAEAKPEQDKDEIGKGNVDLASFGESVADEEEFKLDSEEALADNQDLDFDLSSFAEPEITGGSDEQNAGDETDRAEEELEGVEFDLSSLSEPEPKSDDEAAIVSETEDEIESFDFNFSTEETEQKVSGDEAAIASKAEDEIESFDFDFSTETEQKAGDVDDSGLNLDLPDDGDETETLESFDFSTTSESPDTQQKSADAELKDDSEDDFEFNFDFDDTTFSGSSEQEEGEQGGVADLTDMDEFETKIDLAKAYIDMGDEESAKSIAEEVQEKGNDQQKQAAQAILEQLQ, from the coding sequence TTGCATTCAGCCCTTAATCAAAAACTCAATGCCGAGATTGACCTGTTGTTGTCCGCCGATGAAAATCCTGCCGATATCCAGGTAAGATTGGCGCCGCCGGAAAAATTTGATGAAGTCGGCGTGCCATGGAGCTATTTTCTGTCGAAAATCAAATTCGATACCGTGGTGCAGCCTAATGGCTCCGTCGTGGTCAAACTCAGTTCCAACGAGGCGTTGAAAGAACCTTTTCTGGATTTTCTGGTGGAAGTGAGCTGGGAAAAAGGCAATCTGTATCGTGAATTCACTGTGTTAATCGATCCGCCGGCGGCTTATCAGCAGCCGGTGATTCCGGTTGTCGAAAAAGCCGTGCAAGCGCCCGGGGTTGACGAACAAACAACTCCGGTCGTCGAGGAATCGTTGTCAGCACAGCCCGCTCCGGCCATTAACACTTCCACCGAGGCGGTTGGGAAGGTCGCGGTCGACAGTTATGGACCAACAACGCCCAGGGACACCTTGTGGAGTATCGCGGAAAACGTTAAACCATCGGCTGATATCGCCACCGAGCAAATGGTCATGGCGATCTATCAGGCTAATCCGCGCGCCTTTTATCAAGACAATGTCAACGCCTTGATGTCTGGAAGCACGCTTGAAATTCCTGATCGCGAGGCGGTAATCAAGCTGTCTAAAAGACAGGCTTTTCAGTTGTTCAAGCAACAAAACCAAGCATGGAAGGCGGCGGTTGAACAGAAGCCGGCTCAAGAGTCGGTTGCCGAAGCGGAACAGCAGGCCGAGGCAAGTCAACTGGAATTAGTTGCGCCGGTCGAAGCCGAAGTTGAAGAGCAAGTTGTCGTCACGCCGGAGCAACAGGCAGCTGCAGAACAGGCCCCGGAGGAAGGCTCGCCCGAGGCGGCGATAGCCGAGCCCGAAGTTTCTGAGGAAACGGCGGCTGTCGACGAGACGGGAGATGAGCCGTCGACCGAACAGACCAGTAACCTGGCCATGCAGGCGCGCTTGGAGAAACTAGAGCAGCAATTGGAAATGATGCAAAAGCTGCTGGTCATGAAAGATGAGCAGCTTGCCGCTTTACAGAATAAACAATTGCTGGAACAACAGCAGACTCAAGCCGCGACGACGGAGCAGGTAAGAACGGCCGAGGAGACGGTTAAACCGGCTCAGCAAAGCAAGCCGGTCGATCAGCCTAAACCCGCACCGCAACCCGAGCCGGTTGAAAAAGCCAAGCCTAAAGCGAAGGCTAAATCAGCCCCGTCTAAGCAAGCTGAAACCAGTTTTTTTGCGGATAACTATTATTTGCTGGTGGGCGGCCTAGGCGTGGCGATATTGGGTGTTTTGGGGTTATGGTGGCGCAAACGTAAGGTTGAGGAAGAGGCGGAAGCGGAAAGCATGTTCGCGTCATCCAGTGAAATCAGAATGCCGGATTCCGATGTTTCCGTGTTGAATGTCGACGATAATACGCCGGCCTATGATGTCGGTACGGTCGGGGAAAGTTCGTTCCTGAGCGAGTTTACCCCCAGCGATTTCGATGCCTTCGAAACCGATCAGAATGAAGTCGACCCTATTTCCGAAGCCGATGTTTATTTGGCATACGGACGATATCAACAGGCTGAAGAATTAATGCGTCAGGCGATCAAAGACGAACCGGATCGTGAGGATTGCAAGCTCAAATTATTGGAAATCTTTTATGCCAATGAAAACAAGGAAGCTTTTGAAGAGTATACCTTGGAGTTGGTCAAGGCAGGGTTGCATGAGGATCATGCATTTTGGTCCAAGGTGCTGGAAATGGCGAATGAGATCATTCCCGATTCCGCGGTATTGGCGCAGCCCAAAGACTCTGACGAGGCTGATTTTGACAGCGCTGAACTTGAATCCGATGAGTTGGAGTCATCTGATCAAGCCGAAGCCAAGCCTGAACAAGATAAGGATGAGATCGGTAAAGGAAACGTCGATTTAGCATCATTTGGTGAGTCCGTCGCGGATGAAGAGGAATTCAAACTCGATAGCGAGGAAGCGCTGGCCGACAATCAGGATTTAGATTTTGACCTGAGTTCGTTTGCCGAACCGGAAATCACGGGCGGCAGCGATGAACAAAATGCCGGAGACGAGACTGACCGAGCAGAAGAGGAATTGGAAGGCGTCGAATTTGATCTGAGCTCATTATCCGAGCCTGAGCCAAAAAGCGATGATGAGGCGGCCATTGTGTCGGAGACCGAAGATGAAATTGAATCGTTTGATTTTAATTTCAGCACCGAGGAGACTGAACAGAAAGTTAGCGGCGATGAGGCCGCTATCGCTTCGAAGGCGGAGGATGAAATTGAATCGTTTGATTTTGATTTCAGTACCGAGACTGAACAGAAAGCTGGCGATGTAGACGATAGCGGATTGAATTTGGATTTGCCTGATGACGGCGATGAAACGGAAACGCTGGAAAGCTTCGATTTTTCAACGACCAGCGAGTCGCCGGATACGCAACAGAAAAGCGCAGATGCTGAATTGAAAGACGATAGCGAGGATGATTTCGAATTCAACTTTGATTTCGATGACACGACATTTTCGGGTTCTTCGGAACAGGAAGAGGGCGAGCAAGGTGGTGTGGCTGACTTAACCGATATGGATGAGTTTGAAACGAAGATCGATTTAGCCAAGGCCTATATCGATATGGGGGATGAAGAATCCGCAAAATCGATAGCCGAAGAGGTACAGGAAAAAGGTAATGATCAGCAAAAACAAGCTGCTCAGGCCATTCTGGAACAGCTGCAATAA